A stretch of the Medicago truncatula cultivar Jemalong A17 chromosome 5, MtrunA17r5.0-ANR, whole genome shotgun sequence genome encodes the following:
- the LOC11427575 gene encoding probable membrane-associated kinase regulator 2 gives MEAFSLLKYWRGGGAVVGLSPSSDSTTTTNVNTTTILTTAESSDDNDDEGPFFDLEFTAPEEEEDGFEETNHKNQQQEEEKDEDDDEDSDDDDDDDSGETESEFKITLSPSNNERSDANLSLSPSEDLFFKGKLVQLKSSSFILNNNNNNSSSSEPNNKPQFTASLLKSATKFRVFMSGLKKPKTDSVLEKKQHKPERIKFKVEEVPIVSLFTRDNSSKNSNKSQTNQNQKVEHESSLSPLEEKRFSKEIVMHKYLKMVKPLYIRVSRRYSHGDKSSPSEKVEAETATEGETVAENEENNAKTQSQKQGNNIPAGLRVVYKHLGKSRSASSAVAASPPVLVSSKRRDDSLLQQQDGIQGAILHCKRSFNASRECETSSQLPRSVSDPLREISPELSRKSSDKRLSG, from the exons ATGGAAGCTTTTAGCTTGCTCAAATACTGGCGAGGTGGTGGTGCTGTTGTTGGTCTCTCTCCTTCTTCTGACTCCACAACCACCACCAACGTTAACACCACTACTATCCTCACCACCGCTGAAAGCAGCGACGACAATGATGATGAAGGTCCTTTCTTTGACTTGGAGTTTACTGCacctgaagaagaagaagatggttTTGAAGAAACCAACCATAAAAACcaacaacaagaagaagaaaaagatgaagatgatgatgaagattctgatgatgatgatgatgatgatagtgGTGAGACTGAGAGTGAGTTTAAGATAACACTTTCTCCTTCAAACAATGAAAGAAGTGATGCAAATCTTTCACTGTCACCTTCAGAGGATTTATTCTTTAAAGGAAAGCTTGTTCAGCTGAaatcttcttccttcattctcaacaacaacaacaacaacagcagcagttCAGAACCAAACAACAAACCACAATTTACTGCTTCATTGTTAAAATCAGCAACCAAGTTTCGTGTCTTCATGTCTGGTCTCAAGAAACCAAAAACCGATTCTGTTCTTGAAAAGAAGCAACACAAACCAGAGAGAATAAAATTCAAAGTTGAAGAAGTTCCTATTGTTTCACTTTTCACCAGAGACAACAGTTCCAAAAACAGCAACAAATCTCAAACAAACCAGAACCAGAAAGTTGAACATGAATCATCATTATCACCTTTGGAAGAGAAACGTTTCTCAAAGGAAATAGTTATGCACAAGTATTTGAAAATGGTGAAACCTCTTTACATAAGGGTTTCTCGTAGGTACAGCCATGGTGATAAATCAAGCCCTAGTGAAAAGGTTGAAGCAGAAACAGCGACGGAAGGTGAAACCGTAgctgaaaatgaagaaaacaatgcTAAGACTCAGAGTCAGAAACAGGGGAATAATATTCCGGCAGGGCTTAGAGTTGTTTACAAACATTTAGGGAAGAGCCGTTCTGCGTCGTCGGCAGTGGCGGCTTCTCCGCCGGTGTTAGTGTCGTCGAAACGCCGTGATGATTCGCTTTTGCAGCAGCAAGATGGAATTCAAGGAGCCATTTTACACTGCAAGAGATCCTTCAATGCCTCTAGAG AGTGTGAAACTTCTTCTCAACTACCACGTTCTGTGAGTGATCCATTGCGGGAAATTTCACCAGAATTGTCAAGGAAATCTAGTGACAAGAGACTTTCAGGTTGA